A single genomic interval of uncultured Desulfobacter sp. harbors:
- the leuD gene encoding 3-isopropylmalate dehydratase small subunit: MKEFEGNMLCLDRADINTDEIIPARYLTEISKSALKPHLLEDLILDGFNPQTDLKDIRVILSRGNFGCGSSREHAPWALEVNDINVVIAPSFARIFRQNMFNCGMMAIELPEEKVQALFELGAGKTARICIDVESETLTATDGSGKDLTLEFHISKFDKALVETGGWVEFADKNY; encoded by the coding sequence ATGAAAGAATTTGAAGGAAATATGCTCTGCCTGGACCGGGCAGATATCAATACCGACGAAATTATTCCGGCCAGATATCTGACGGAAATTTCAAAATCCGCCTTGAAACCACACCTGCTTGAAGATTTAATCCTGGACGGCTTTAATCCTCAGACCGATTTGAAAGATATCCGTGTGATTTTATCCCGGGGCAATTTCGGATGTGGTTCTTCCAGGGAGCATGCGCCCTGGGCATTGGAAGTCAACGACATCAACGTGGTGATTGCCCCGAGCTTTGCCCGGATTTTCAGGCAGAATATGTTCAATTGCGGCATGATGGCCATTGAACTGCCCGAAGAGAAGGTCCAGGCCCTGTTTGAGTTGGGTGCCGGCAAAACGGCCCGGATTTGCATAGATGTGGAAAGCGAAACCCTTACCGCAACGGATGGCAGTGGTAAAGACTTGACACTTGAATTCCATATTTCCAAATTTGATAAAGCCCTGGTGGAAACCGGCGGGTGGGTAGAGTTTGCGGATAAAAATTATTAA
- a CDS encoding helix-turn-helix domain-containing protein: MKIKLGPLLRAIRNSRHLTIKDVATKAGVSSSLLSQIERNRISPSLDTLLELLEVYGVSPEKFFKDYETMNRVEIIKKDQRRVYQRKGFKYETLCGLSQSKGNHSFSAFFLELEPGQQRGDKHDGHLGRELGIVVNGVGQLIYGGDVYDISDGDALSFSSQIPHVIKNTGEDLFQAYWIVTPADGEDYFGEGNNI, from the coding sequence ATGAAAATCAAACTAGGCCCGTTGCTGCGGGCCATTCGAAATTCACGGCATCTGACCATAAAAGATGTGGCAACAAAAGCCGGGGTTAGTTCAAGTCTGTTGTCCCAGATTGAACGCAATCGCATATCCCCGTCCCTGGACACCCTCCTGGAATTGCTGGAAGTTTATGGGGTCTCTCCGGAGAAGTTTTTTAAAGATTATGAAACCATGAACCGGGTGGAAATTATAAAAAAGGACCAGCGCCGGGTTTACCAGCGCAAGGGGTTTAAATACGAAACCTTGTGCGGACTCAGTCAATCCAAAGGCAACCACTCATTTTCCGCCTTTTTTCTTGAGCTTGAACCGGGACAGCAGCGGGGGGATAAGCATGACGGCCATCTTGGCCGGGAACTGGGGATTGTGGTTAACGGTGTTGGTCAGTTAATTTACGGCGGGGATGTCTACGACATTAGTGACGGAGATGCCCTGTCTTTTTCGTCTCAGATACCCCATGTGATTAAAAATACGGGTGAAGATCTGTTTCAGGCCTACTGGATTGTCACGCCGGCGGACGGTGAAGATTATTTTGGTGAAGGAAATAATATATAA
- a CDS encoding YigZ family protein, translating into MKTDYEKPVFYSVGRSVSDPVRRAEIKIKRSVFVCRLSYADTIERAKEFISNVSKEHKTATHNCWAYVVGDCGQISHCSDAGEPPGTAGKPMLNTLLSHHMTCTAAVVTRYYGGVKLGVRGLIEAYALAVGEAIGLAPLVRLVKTASFQVCLDYSLNDSFLNRISALKTTIAGTDYQEKVTHELVVELSDLSALESILIQYQRQGLLDYFITTEDTEKH; encoded by the coding sequence ATGAAAACGGATTATGAAAAACCGGTTTTTTATTCCGTGGGGCGGTCCGTGTCCGATCCCGTTCGTCGGGCAGAAATAAAAATCAAGCGTTCCGTGTTTGTCTGTCGGCTCAGCTATGCTGATACCATTGAAAGGGCAAAGGAATTTATCTCCAACGTCTCTAAAGAACACAAAACCGCTACCCATAATTGTTGGGCTTATGTGGTGGGCGATTGCGGACAGATCAGTCATTGCTCAGATGCGGGTGAACCGCCGGGTACGGCCGGAAAACCCATGCTCAACACGCTTTTATCTCATCATATGACTTGTACTGCGGCGGTTGTTACCCGGTATTACGGCGGGGTAAAGCTCGGGGTGCGAGGTCTGATTGAGGCCTATGCCTTGGCTGTGGGCGAAGCCATTGGCCTGGCCCCTCTTGTCCGGCTGGTAAAGACGGCATCTTTCCAAGTTTGTCTGGATTACAGCCTGAATGATTCATTTTTAAACCGCATCAGTGCCTTGAAGACCACAATTGCCGGAACGGATTATCAAGAGAAGGTCACCCATGAACTGGTCGTGGAATTGTCCGACCTTTCAGCCCTGGAATCAATCCTTATTCAATATCAGCGCCAGGGGCTTTTGGATTATTTTATAACCACGGAAGACACGGAAAAGCACTGA
- a CDS encoding 3-isopropylmalate dehydratase large subunit, with the protein MGKTIAEKIFDTHLVDKPFGDVSVLRLDRVFCHEITTPIAIQDLVARGKDRVFDPDKIKAVIDHVSPAKDSKTAMQGKILRDWALRHNIKDFFDIGQNGVCHALFPEKGFVRPGFTIIMGDSHTCTHGAFGAFGAGVGTTDLEVGILKGVCTFKQPETFKIEITGTLRPGVYAKDIILEVIRQITVNGATNMVIEFTGPVVDAMGMDERMTLANMAVEAGATSGICLPDMTTVEYLWPFIKDEFKTPEDALAQYSQFCSDPDAVYAKTKTIDVSNLEPMVTFGFKPDNVKPVSQMTDTRVDQVYIGSCTNGRLEDLREAAVELAGKKISPGVRAIVSPATPDIFSAAMDEGLIKIFMDAGFCVTNPTCGACLGMSNGVLAEGEVAASTTNRNFNGRMGKGGMVHLMSPATAAATAIHGVITHSDRFKR; encoded by the coding sequence ATGGGAAAAACAATTGCTGAAAAAATTTTTGATACCCATCTGGTGGACAAACCCTTCGGGGATGTCAGCGTGTTACGCCTGGATCGGGTTTTCTGTCATGAAATTACCACCCCGATTGCGATCCAGGACCTGGTCGCAAGGGGAAAAGACCGGGTGTTTGATCCGGATAAAATCAAGGCGGTGATTGATCATGTTTCACCGGCCAAAGATTCCAAAACCGCCATGCAGGGAAAAATTCTGCGGGACTGGGCCTTGCGTCACAACATAAAAGATTTCTTTGATATCGGCCAGAACGGGGTCTGCCATGCCCTGTTTCCTGAAAAAGGGTTTGTCCGTCCCGGGTTCACCATCATTATGGGCGATTCCCATACTTGTACCCACGGGGCTTTTGGTGCCTTTGGCGCGGGTGTAGGCACCACCGACCTGGAGGTGGGCATTTTAAAGGGGGTATGTACCTTTAAACAGCCCGAAACCTTTAAAATTGAAATTACCGGAACCCTTCGGCCGGGCGTATATGCCAAGGATATTATTCTTGAAGTGATTCGTCAGATTACAGTGAACGGGGCGACCAACATGGTCATTGAGTTCACAGGACCCGTGGTGGATGCCATGGGCATGGACGAGCGCATGACCCTTGCCAATATGGCCGTGGAGGCTGGAGCAACCTCAGGGATCTGTCTGCCGGACATGACAACCGTGGAATATCTGTGGCCTTTTATTAAGGATGAGTTCAAGACCCCCGAGGACGCCCTGGCCCAATATTCCCAGTTCTGTTCCGACCCGGATGCCGTCTATGCAAAGACAAAAACCATTGATGTCAGCAACCTTGAACCCATGGTGACCTTTGGATTTAAACCGGACAATGTTAAACCGGTGTCGCAGATGACCGATACGCGCGTGGATCAGGTGTACATCGGTTCCTGTACCAACGGGCGTCTGGAAGATCTTCGTGAGGCAGCCGTCGAGCTGGCAGGTAAAAAAATCAGTCCCGGGGTAAGGGCCATTGTGTCTCCTGCCACGCCTGATATTTTCAGTGCGGCAATGGATGAAGGATTGATTAAAATTTTTATGGATGCTGGATTTTGCGTGACCAACCCCACCTGCGGGGCCTGTCTCGGGATGAGCAACGGGGTTCTGGCTGAAGGGGAGGTGGCTGCGTCCACCACCAACAGGAATTTTAACGGACGAATGGGCAAAGGCGGAATGGTTCATCTCATGAGCCCGGCCACCGCTGCGGCCACCGCGATCCATGGCGTGATTACTCATTCTGACCGGTTTAAACGTTAG